The nucleotide sequence GGGCTGTCTTCGCGCATCGACTGACCGGCCGATTCGCCTGGTCGCTTTCGGAACGCCGGCTAGCCGGCTTGCTCGCCGGCGTCCTGCTCGCGGTCGATGGCGTCTATCTCCACCGGTCGATGCCCGTCGACGAACAGACGATCGGGCTCCTGGTCGTCCCGCTCGCTGCACTCGTCCTGGCTCGGTCGGTCCAGACTGCAAACCGCCGTTGGTATCTCGTTCTCGGGATGCTCCTCCTGAGTTTGCCGCCGTTGCACAATCTCGATAGCGTGGTCGCGCTGTTCGTCCTCGTCCTGTTCGTCGTTGTTCGTCGACTCAGCGCTCGCAATCTCGGCGTCGGGAGCCTGATTGCCGTCGTCTTTCTGGGCTACTTCGTCGGCTATTCGTGGGGCATCCCCGCGTTCACGCCGGCAACCGTTATCCAGTCACAGCGGGTCAGCTATGCCCCCGGACTGTTACTCGCCTGGCTGCTTCTCGTCGGCCTGGTGCTGGCACGCTTTGCCCGTCTCGGAAGCCGGACACAGCGATTGTTGCTCTCCGGGGCCTTCGCGAGCTTCGTTGTGATCGCGGCTGTCAACGCTGTCCAGCCCGTGTTTCCGGGTATGGGGACGACGCCCGAGACAGTCGTCTTGCTGGTGGCCCCCCTGCTGGTTCCACTGACGATCGCGGCCTGGGCGGTCCCCCTGGGCGACCGCTCGGCCCCGGAATGGGTCGCGCTGTTGGCACTGCTCGGTGCCGGGTTCGCCATCGCGGGGATGTCCTTTACGGCGGCGCTCACCCCCGAATACTACAACACCGCGTATCGTGTCCAGACGTTCCTTCATCTGCCGATAGCCGTCTTCACTGCGGTCGGGACCGGGACACTCCTGCGTCGTGCGGCTGTGAGCGTATCGTCCCCGTCGTGGCGACAGGTGTTGACGACGGTAATGGTCGTCGGGGTCGTCGGCTGTATGGCGCTTTCCATCCCGGTCGCGTTCGGTGGTTTAGAGTATCTCCCGTACAAGGGCGTCACGACCGCCGGGGAGTTCGATGCCGCGACATTCAGCGTCTCGTCGCTGCCGGAGTGGGCCAGCGACGATCACATCTCGCGTGTCTCCCGGTACTTCACGCCCCACTCATCGGGCGCGAACGCGGCGGTCCGCCGCGTCACACCGGTCTTCGACTGGATCACGGGCGGGCCCCCGCCAGACTGCCCGACAGTCGTCCAGTCCTCCTGGACAACGACCGGCGCACAGGTGTTTCCCCAACAACCGGTCGTGATCGATCCATCCCGACTCTCGACGTTCCTGCAGGTGAACGATCGGATCTACAGTAATTCGGCACCGGATCCGATCACGATCGTCCGTCCGCCCGGCCCGTCGAAAACCTGTTGACTAGCTTTTCGACGAGGGCTCGACTTCGTTGTCCTGCCGGTGTTGGGCCGTGTCATCCGGCTCCGCTACGTCCGTCACCGGCACTGACTCCAGAAGCGAATCGATCACTGCATCGATGCTTCGATCGGTCAACTCGGCGTCCGTGCTGCGGATCAAACGATGGCGCAAGACCGGCTTGGCGAGTTGCTTGATGTCGTCGGGGAGGACGTACCCCCGGCCGTGAATCGCTGCGCGAGCCTTCCCGGCGTCCATTAGTGTAAGCGTGGCTCGTGGTGACGCCCCGATGTCGATGTCGGGTGAGGACCGGGTGGCTTCGACGATGCCGAGAATGTACGCCTTGACGGTGTCGTCGACGTACTGCTCGGTCACTTGCTCACGGAGCGAACGGATACGTTCCTCGCTGATGACCTGCTGGATACGGTCTGCATCGAGCAGCGGGTTCGCATCGAAGCGATCGAGCAACTTTCGCTCGTTGTGCTGATCGGGTATATCCACGAGCAATTTAAACTGGAAGCGATCGCGCTGGGCTTCCGGGAGTTCGAACGTCCCTTCCATCTCGATGGGGTTCTGGGTCGCAATCACCATGAACGGATCCGGCAGGGAGAGGGTGTCGCCGTCGATCGTCACGTGGCTCTCCTGCATGGCCTCGAGCAGTGCGGACTGTGCCTTCGGCGTCGCCCGGTTGATCTCGTCGGCGACGACGATGTTCCCGAAGATCGGCCCCCGCTGGAGTTCGAACTCGCCGGTCGGTTCGCGATAGATCCGTGTCCCCGTGATGTCCGCCGGGAGGATGTCCGGCGTCATCTGGATGCGTTTGTACGTCAATCCGCTGGCTTCCGCAAACAGATTCGCGATGGTCGTTTTGGCCACGCCCGGGACCCCTTCGAGTAGCACGTGACCACGCGTCAGCAACGAGATGGTGAGCCGCTCGACGATCTCTTCGTTCCCGACCAGGACAGTCCCGATTTCCTCACGCAGCGCATCATATACTGCCTCCGCGTCACTCATTGTCTACAGTTCTGTTGAGATGACAGTAATATGTTTGCCATCCGGCGTGGCGCGTACATCGCTGACCGAACGGGCGAAACAAACAGGGTGTCAGAACCAGTGTATTCGAGTGTGACTGCACACGCCCGGTGGATTGCCGTTGTCTGCTGTCTCATCATTGGTGTCAGTGGGATGGCTATCACTGTCGGGGCGGCAGCTACCGGGGATGTCACGGCGGCCCAGCCGGTCGCGGAGCAATCCCCGTCGTTCGGGACGATCGTACAGCAATCACCCGCCGGGGAGGCGGAAAACGGCACCAGCGAGAATCGGACCGACCATCACAGAAACCCGACGAACGTGTCCGGGGACGGGTCCCCGTCTGCAGTCAAACGCTGGCTCGCCGGATCGATGGCGGGACGGCTCGAAGGCAGCGCGATCAATTTGAGTCAGGGCAACTACCAGCTGGCGAGTTCGGTGCTAGGCGAGGGGTTCGGTGACGACCTGGACCGGTACGTCAACGTTGCGGGTGACACCGATTCCCGCCAGGACGATCAGGTCGCGAGGACGTTCAACGAGACTCACCAGACCCAAAAACAGTATACTGCGCAAGTCAGCGAGTTCGAACGGTTGTCCGCGGCGTATCAGGCTGCCAGAGAGGCGG is from Halorhabdus sp. BNX81 and encodes:
- a CDS encoding MoxR family ATPase, with the translated sequence MSDAEAVYDALREEIGTVLVGNEEIVERLTISLLTRGHVLLEGVPGVAKTTIANLFAEASGLTYKRIQMTPDILPADITGTRIYREPTGEFELQRGPIFGNIVVADEINRATPKAQSALLEAMQESHVTIDGDTLSLPDPFMVIATQNPIEMEGTFELPEAQRDRFQFKLLVDIPDQHNERKLLDRFDANPLLDADRIQQVISEERIRSLREQVTEQYVDDTVKAYILGIVEATRSSPDIDIGASPRATLTLMDAGKARAAIHGRGYVLPDDIKQLAKPVLRHRLIRSTDAELTDRSIDAVIDSLLESVPVTDVAEPDDTAQHRQDNEVEPSSKS